In the Bacteroidota bacterium genome, GCAAGTGCAATTGCCTTACAATAAATTGCGCGACACAACAATTTATTCGGTGATGTCCGATTCGTTGCCGTTTAATGTGCTTACACCTGATGTAGATACTACTGCTGTGATTAAACCCATAAAAGGAATTAAAGATGTTTCGGTTCCACGATTTACCACTTTGCAAATTATAATCGGTGCAGCTGCTTTATTAATTATCGGATTATTAATTTGGTATTTCTTTATTCGCAAAAAAGAAAAACCGATTATACCTGCCAAACCTGTTGTGAAAAAATCGTTGCGGGAAATAATAATGGGTCAATTGAACGAACTCGAAGCAAAAAAATTATGGCAACAGGATCAGCTTAAATTATATTATTCGGAGCTTACTGATATTTTGCGCACTTATCTGGAAAAACGTTTTACCATTAATGCGATGGAAAGCACCAGTGATGAAATAATTGAACAAATTCAGCATATTCCGGAAGCAAAACAATTGGAGCCGGATATTACCTATGTTTTACAACTTGCAGATATGGCAAAGTTTGCAAAATCGCGCCCATTGGCTAATGAGAATGTAAAAGCGATGGAACTAGTTAAACAATTTGTTGAACAAACAACACCGGTAGTTTCAAATACGGAGCAAAACAAATGAAAGATTATTTAAATAATATCCGATTCGAAGATCCCTGGTTGCTGCTGTTGCTCCTGCTGGTGCCGGTTTATATTTATTATATCAGAAAAAAGAGCAAACAAAAATTTGTAACATTTCAAATTTCATCTATTGCCGGATTTAGCGGTAAAGTTCCTGCTAAAATTAAATGGATGCGTTTATTGCCAATTTTGAGAATTAGTGCATTTGTTTTAATTGTAATTGCTATCGCGCGCCCGCAAACCGGTTTCAGTAATAAAAAAATATCATCACAGGGAATAGATATTATGATGGCACTTGACGTTTCGCCAAGTATGTATGCCATCGATTTTAAACCCAACCGCATGGAAGCAGCAAAAGTGGCTGCTAACGAATTTATCGACAGTCGCCCCAACGACCGTATCGGATTAGTGGTGTTTGCAGGAGAAGCATTTACACAATGCCCCGCCACCCTCGATCATGAAATGCTGAAAGCTCAGGTTGAAACTGCCGATAACTGGTACTTAAAAGATGGAACAGCCATTGGCGACGGATTATTTATGGCTGTGAATCGATTGGCAGACACTGTTAATCTGGCTACTAAAGTGATTATTTTATTAACTGACGGTGTGCGTATTGGTGGAAAATATTCGCCGGTTGATGCAGCTAATGCGGCTAAACAATTAAATATTAGGGTTTATACGATTGGCGTGGGAACAGAAGCAAATGCACCAATTCCCGTTATCGATAAAAATGGCCGCCGCATATTTGAACTCGACCCACGCATTTCATTTGATGAGCCGATGTTAAAAGATGTTTCCAATTTAACAGGAGGACAATATTTTAAAGCGGATTCAAAAGAAAAATTATCTGAAATATATCAGCAGATTGACCAGATTGAAAAACAAAAATTTGAAGTAGATATTACCCAGCGTTACGATGAACATTTTTTTTACTTTGCGCTGGCTGGATTAATATTAATTGTTTTAGAAATAATTTTAACTAATACCATATTCCGCTCATTAACTTAATATGCAATTCGAAAATAAAATAGCATTTTACTTTTTAGCCATTATCCCGGTTTTGGTAATGCTGTTTTATGCCTATATCAATTGGCGAAACAAAGCTATAACCCGCATGGGTGACCGCGCTTTGGTGGAGCAATTAATGCACCGCAATTCCGTTAAAAGAAAATGGATAAAATTTATGGTATTAATGGGTGCCTGTTTATTTATTATTCTCGGTCTTGCGAATTTAAGAATGGGTTCAAAAAAACAAAAAGTAAAAGGCGAAAGTGCTGAAATTATGATTTGTTTTGATGTTTCTAACAGTATGCTTGCAGAAGATGTAAAACCAAGCAGACTGGCACAAGCAAAATTATCGGCAGCACAATTAATTGAACGTTTATCATCAAACAGAATTGGTTTAATTGTTTTTGCGGGAGAAAGTTATGTGCAAATGCCACTTACTTCTGACTCACGAGCTGCTTTAATGTATTTAAATAATATTAATACCGGAACCATTACCAATCAGGGTACTGCAATTGGCAGTGCCATTCAAACTGCACTCGATGCATTTGAAAATGGTGGCGATAAAGACAATAAAAAAGGCAAGGCAATTATCATAATTACCGATGGGGAAAGCCATGATAATAATGCTGTGGAAATGGCGCAGGAAGCCGCGGATAGGGATATTAAAATTATTACACTTGGTGTGGGCACTTCAACCGGAGCGCCAATTCCGCTGCGAAAAGGGAATGTTGTGGACGGATTTAAAAAAGACCGGCAGGGAAATGTAATTTTAACTAAACTGAATGAACCAATGTTACAAAACATGGCTACCGATGCCAATGGATTGTATATGAATTTAAGCAGCGGTAAAAAAGTGATTGACGATGTGTACGACGAAATTGATGCGCTGGATAAAACAACCGACGACACCTATGAGTTTACTGAATATGCAAATCATTTTCAGTTATTTCTCGGAATTGGATTATTTTTATTGACGCTTGAGTTTTTTCTGTCGGACAAAAAACCGAAGTGGCTCGAAAAAGTGAATTTATTTGATGATAAATAATATGATGAAAAAGGGACTTACATTATTGCTTTTAGTTTTTGCTGCGGCTGCCGCTTTCGGGCAATCGGCAAATGCAATTATTAAAGAGGGCAACGAAAAATATAATCAGCAGGATTATTCCGGCGCGCAAAAAAGTTATGAGCAAGCCCTCGCGGAAGATCCTGAATCGGATGCCGGAACTTATAATCTGGGTAACACCTATTATGAGCAAAAGCAATACGATGCGGCAATCGAACAATATCAGCGTGCGGCCGATCAGGCTAAAGACCCTGAAACCAGAGCTCAGGCTTTACACAATTTGGGAAATGCTTATCTCCAACAAAAAAAATATGAAGAAAGTATTAATGCATACAAACAATCGTTGCGCAATTTACCGGATGATGCAGATACAAAATATAATCTTGCTTACGCACAAAAAATGTTGAAACAACAGCAACAAAAACAACAACAGAAACAGGATCAGCAAAAGCAGGATCAAAAAAAGCAAGAACAGCAAAAACAAGAGCAACAAAAACAACAGGACCAGAATAAGGAAAATCAGCAGCCGCAAAAAAAAGAACAACAACCCGCACAACCAAAAGAATACACGAAAGAAGAATTGGAAAGAATATTACAATCACTCAACAGCGATGATAAAAATGTGCAGAATAAAGTAAATAAACAAAAAGCACAACCCGCAGGCAGTGATTCAGAAAAGGATTGGTAACATGAAAAAGTGGTTAATTGTATTAAGCAGTATATTTTTTGCGCATCACCTTGTTGCGCAGAATGTTTCTGTTGAAGCAACTGTAAGCAGTAATAAGGTTGGCCTCAGCGACAGGTTTAAATATACCATTACCATTAATAACAGTGCTGATGCAAAAGATTTCAGACCACCAACATTAAGTGATTTTATTGTTTTGGGCGGACCGAATCAAAGTATGAGCTACCAGAATATTAATGGTAAAACATCACAGCAAATTGCTTATTCTTATGTACTTCAACCCAAAAAACTGGGAAAGTTTACAATTAATGCTGCTTATGTAAAAGTGAGCGGACAAACTTATTCTACCAAACCAATAACTATTGAAGTAATTGATAAACCGACTTCAACAGGAAATACACCTGCACAAACCAATCAGAAATCACAAGACCCGCAAAGCAGCAGTAATGGCGATATTGAAAGTTATGTGAAAGAAAATGTTTTTATAAAAACTGAAGTGAGCGACATGGAAGTGTATAAAGGCGAAAATATTGCTGTTACACTTAAAATGTATGTTGCTGATAAAGGTGATATTATTGGTCCACGCGGATTTCAAAATATTATTACGCCTAAATACGATGGGTTTTACGCTGATGAAATTGATTTACCCGATCAGCAATTAAAAACGGAAACAATAAATGGTGTGCGCTATCAGGTTTCCATTATTAAAAAAACAATGCTCACACCACAACGTTCCGGAACCTTAGAGGTTGACCCACTTTCAATTGATGCAATTTTTGCGGTTTTATTACGCAATCAGTCACGCAATTTTAATCCGTTTGCAACAAATGCCAAACAGGTTTTGGTAAATATTAAATCGAATACGGTAAAAATTAAAGTAAATGAACTTCCACCAAATACCCCCTCCGATTTTAATGGCGCCGTTGGAAAGTTCACGATGAAAACGCAAATAAATGCCACAGAAACAAAAACAGATGAACCTTTAACCTATCGCATAGCAATTACGGGTACAGGCAATCTCGAATTATTCAGCGCTCCTGAATTAAACCTGCCTCCGGGATGGGAAACCTATGAACCAAAAATTACTACGGCATCCGGCACAAAAACATTTGAATATTTATTAATTCCCCGCTCACCGGGCGATTTTACCATTCCGTCGTACACATGGTCATACCTTGAACCGGCAACCAATAAATATGTATCACTAGCTTCAGAAGCCTATAATGTGAAAGTGGAAGCTGGCCCCGGCTACAATCCTTCAACAGGAAATTACGCTACAAAAAAAGAGGAACTGGAAGCATTGGCAAATGATATTCGTTTTATTAATAAACACAATCCCACTTACTTTTCCGAACGACCCGATTTTGCGGGTAGTATCGGTTTTTATTGCCTGTTTTTATTGCCCATTATTTCCGGCGCAGGATTATTTGTGTACACATACAATCAGAAACGCAAAAACAGCGATGTGGTGAGTTTGCGTATAAATAACGCAAATGCCAATGCAAAAAAGCGACTCGCAAAAGCAGAAACCTATGCTGCTGCAAATAACAGCCGCGATTTTTTTGATGAAACAATAAAAGCGTTGTGGGGATATTTAAGCGATAAACTGCTAATTAATAAAAGTGAATTGTCGAAAGAAAATGTTGAACAGGTACTAAGTAAAAGAAATGTTTCAGCAACTACATCTGCAACCTTAATTAATTTATTAAACGATTGTGAGATGTCATTATACGCACCTGCTGTTAGTTCAGGCTCTTTGCAACAAATATATACGCAGGCTGTTGATTTAATTACAAAACTGGAAAACGAAATCAAATGAAAAAGGGATTGTGGTTAATCATTTTTGTAATAACATTAAATAGTGTACGCGCTGAAGAAACTGCCGATACCATTTCAGTTGCCACAGCTATTGATACAACAACATTTGTATATGGTAATGTGATGTATGAAAATAACAGTTACGCTACTGCCATTCGTGTATATCAAAATCTGATTGATCAAAACGGACCTTCCGATGAAATATATTATAACCTCGGTAATTGTTATTATAAAACAAATGAAATAGGCAAGGCGGTTTTAAATTATGAGCGGGCTTTGTATTTAAATCCCGGTAATGAAGACGCAGCCTATAATCTGGAATTATCGTACCGCCGTATTCGCGATGAAATTGACCCGATTCCACAATCTATTTTTGCTGTATGGTGGTCCGATTTTACTCATATTTTTACTGCACATACCTGGAGTTTTCTTGCAATAACATTTATTTGGATTGCACTACTCGGTTTTGCATTATATCGGATAAACCGCTTTAAAAAATATCAGCGCCCGGGCTTTTTCGTTTTTGTGTTCGGTTTGTTTTTCGGATTAATCTGTTTAATTGGAGCAGTGGGCAGAAATACTTATGACCGTGATTATCAATTCGCCATTGTAATGTCACCAAGTGCTATTCTCAAAAGTGAACCTTCAGAAAACAGCACGAATTTATTTTTACTACACGAAGGATTAAAATTGAAATTGTTAAGCAGCGACAACGACTGGTCGGAAGTTAAAATTCCAAATGGAGATATTGGCTGGATTAAATCTGAGGAAATTACTGCTGTAGATCCATTTACCCACGGAAAAAAATAGCAGCAATCATAAAGCTCACAAAGCCGGTCATGTAACCAAGATATACTTCGCGTTCAGTATGTGCTTTTAATGCAAGTCGGGCAGCACCTACACATCCGGCACAAACAATTGTGATTAAGAAAAGTGGCAACACATTTACGTATGAATAGGGTAATAATATCATAATAACTGCAATCATACCACCGGCTCCGGTTGCGTGCATACTTACTTTCGTAAATAAGATATTAATCATAAAATCAACAAACACGGCAATTGTTGAACCTAAAAGAATAAATGTTATCTGCGGATTAAATCCTTCTCGCAAAAAAACCACATAAGCCCAAATATAAAAGAAACCGGCAGCGATATAAGGAATAATTCTATCCTGCCTGTCGAACATATTTACCGATTTAATAAATTTTAAAGCTGATAAAAGTCCGATGGTAAAAGCCGGAAAAAAGAACGTTAACAGGGCAATACGAATTACCGTTAACATGTATGAAGGGCTGTCAGGAAAATAAAACGGATTGGTATAAATTACATAAAACGTTCCATAAAGCGGCAACAACAGTGGCAGAAATAAAATCGAAAAAAAATGCCCGAATATTTTTTTTATCATAATTCTCTTCTTAAACGCGCAACGGAGATATCTAATTGCTCACGATATTTTGCAACGGTTCTTCTGGCAATATTATATCCGCGTTTACGAAGGTCTTCCATCAGTTCCTGATCGCTCAGTGGTGATTTTTTATCTTCGTTTTCAATTAATTCGGATAAAATCTTTTTCACTTCACGGGTAGAAACCTCTTCACCGGTATCGGTAGACAACGATTCGCTGAAAAAATATTTTAATGAATAAGTGCCAAATTCGGTTTGAACATATTTACTGTTTGCCACGCGGCTTACGGTAGATATATCCAGATTTGTTTTTTCAGCAATATCTTTTAAAATCATCGGCTTCATGGTAGTTTCGTCGCCGGTAAGGAAAAAATCATATTGATGCAACATGATTTCATACATGGTAGACCACAGCGTTTGCTGACGTTGTTTTATGGCATCAATAAACCATTTTGCCGCATCAATTTTTTGTTTGATGAACATGATGGCTTCTTTCTGTTTTTTATCTTTTGATGAACTGTTTTTATAATCCACCATCATATCTCTGAAATCGCGACTCACACGAAGTTCAGGTGCATTACGCGAATTGAGTTTTAATTCAAGGTCGCCGTTTACATTTACAATTGTAAAATCGGGAATAATGTATTGATATAAATTCGTGCCGTCTTCTTTTGCACTTCCGCCCGGTTTCGGATTTAATTTGGTGATTTCCGCAATTACCGGTTTTAAAACATCATCTTCAACTTTTAAATGACGTGCTAATTTATCGTAATGTTTTTTCGTAAACTCATCAAAATAATTTTCAATAATATTAATGGCGAGTTTAATATGTTTTGTTTGTGTTTTTCTTTCCAGTTGTAATAATAAACATTCACGCAAATCGCGCGCACCAACGCCCGGCGGGTCAAAGCCCTGAATTAAATCCAGCAATTCAATAATTTCTGGTTCTTCCGTCATTACGTTTTGCGAAAATGCCAGGTCGTCAACAATGGCCGAAATTTCTCTGCGTAAATAACCATCATCATCAATGCTGCCAATAATTTGTTCAGCTATTTTATGATAACGTTCATCCAGTTCACACATGCCTAACTGCTTGGTCAGGTTTTCATGAAATGTATCGCTTACGGCGTATGGAACGGTTTTATTATCATCGTCATCATCACCATAATTATCGTCACGAGTTTTGTAATCGGCTACATCATCATCGTTGATATAATCGTCAAGATCCAGTTCATCACTGCTGTTTGACTCTTCACTTTCGCCGCTGTTTTCTTCCTGATTACCTTCTTCTTCTCTAAAAATTTCTTCCGTGCTGGTAAGTTCTTCTTCCCCGGTATCACCCTCTTCCAAAGCCGGATTCGCCTCAAGTTCTTCCTTAATGCGTTGCTCCAACTGGTCGGTTGGCACCTGCAGCAATTTCATGAGCTGAATCTGCTGTGGCGATAGCTTTTGTAATAATTTCTGACTTAAACGCTGGTTTAACATGATTGTCGTACAGTTCCTGCGCCAAATTTAAGCCGAAATTATTTGTGACAGGAATAAATTTACTATTGTGTGGTAAGTTTTTATTTATTAATGAAAACACCAACAGGGGTGGATTTCACGGAAAATTCATTGTAATTTTGCACCCTTAATCTTTTTTAGCATGCGAATTGAAAAATTTCAATACATCAGAGAATTCAGTCAGTATGAAAACCGTGAAGTAACCATCAAAGGGTGGGTGAGTAATAAACGCGACAGCAAAGGACTTGTATTTTTAGTAATGCGCGATGGCAGCGGGTTTACACAATGTGTGGCCGACGCCGCAAAATTGAGCGCCGAACAGTTTGAGGCTGCAAAACGCCTTACCATGGAAAGTTCTGTAACCCTTACAGGAACTGTGGTTAAAGATGAACGCCAGATTGGTGGTTACGAAATGCAAATTTCCAATATCGAAATAATTCAGGTTGCAGATGAATACCCGATTTCAAAAAAAGAACACGGTGTTGAATTTTTAGTAGACAACCGTCACCTCTGGCTGAGAAGTAAAAAACAGTGGGCGATGATGCGCGTCCGTAATCGCGTAATTTTTGCGATTCACAACTTTTTTCAGCAAAACGATTTTCTGCAAATGGATGCGCCGATTTTTACCGGCAACGCCTGCGAAGGCACATCAACTTTGTTTGAAACCGACTTTTATGGCCGTCCCGCTTATTTAAGTCAAAGTGGTCAGTTATATGGTGAAGCACTGGCATTTGCACACGGCAAAATTTATACGTTCGGACCAACATTCCGCGCCGAAAAATCAAAAACCCGTCGTCACTTGTCTGAATTCTGGATGATAGAACCCGAAATGGCGTTTTATAATCTGGACATGAACATGGACCTGATCGAGCAATTTTTAAAATTTGTGGTGGCAGATGTTACTGAGTTTTGTAAAGAAGAACTCACCATTTTAGAGCGCAATACCGATTTTCTGCAAAATGCAATTAAAATGCAGTTTCCAAGAATTCATTACGATGATGCAGTGGCCATTATTCGCGGTGAAAAAGATGTAGATGGAAAAAACAGTATTGTAACGCTGGAAAATGATTTGAAAGAATTAAATGAAAAAATTGCCGGCTTACAAAATGAAATTACCGAACGCGAAAATAAAATTGCTTCCGGTGCTTTAAAAGCAGGTGAAATTAATTTTAATAAAAACAAAATCGATACACTTAAAAACGAAATAAAAGACTTGCAGGAAAAAGCAGATAATATTCCACAATGGTTAAATTCTGCAAGAAATTTTGTGCACGGCAACGACTTTGGTGGTAGCGATGAAACAGTTTTGACACGTTTATTCGCCTGCCCAATCATGGTGTACAACTGGCCTGCAGCCGTTAAGGCATTTTATATGAAGCGCGACCCGAACGATCCGCGTTATGTAAAAGGTGTTGACGTTTTAGCACCTGAAGGTTATGGTGAAATAGTTGGTGGTGCCGAACGTGAAGACAATTATGAAATGTTGCTCGAGCGTATTAAACATGAACAATTACCGGTGGAAGCATTCGACTGGTATTTAGATTTACGCAAATACGGAACCGTTCCGCACGCAGGTTTTGGATTAGGTTTAGAACGTATGGTGTTATGGATCAGCGGCGCAACACATATCCGCGAAGCAATTCCTTTCCCACGTTTTTACGGTCGCCTCGAACCATAATCAAATAAAGGGATTTATCATTGTATAAGCAAGTACGGGCGAATCAACATTCACCCGGCTTAGCATGCCTTTTTTATCGATATATCCTATCGACAAAATCCCATTCCCCAATATTCATTATACTTGCATTGCAAAAACCGCCACAATGAATACCATACCTACCGTAAATCTCGCCGATTTTTTATCGGGCGATGCAGAAAGGAAAAATAATTTCGTACAAAGCCTTGGTAAAGCATACCAGGAAGTGGGCTTTGTTGCCGTGCAAAATCATGGCATCAACCAACAATTGGTCGACGATTTTTATAAGGCAGTGGAACAATTTTTTGCCTTGCCCGATGAAGTGAAACTGCAATATGAAGTACCCGGATTAGCAGGGCAGCGCGGATTTACCTCTTTCGGAAAAGAACACGCAAAAAACAGCAGCGCAGGCGATTTGAAAGAGTTTTGGCAAATTGGGCAAACCATTGAAGATGGTGAAGTGGTTGCAGATAATTATCCTGCAAATGTTAAGGTAAAAGAGATTGCAGCATTTAATGATTTGGGTTACAATTTATATAGAGGATTTGAAAAATCAGGTCGCTCATTATTACAATCGCTTGCGTTGTTTTTGGGGTTAGATGAACATTATTTCGACGAAAAAATACATAACGGAAATTCCATTCTCAGGGCAATTTATTATCCGCCAATTACGCAGGAGCCTGCCTCTGCAATTCGCGCCGAGCAACATGAGGATATTAATTTAATTACCCTGCTGGTAGGCGCTTCTGCCGACGGACTGGAAGTGATGGATACTGCAGGAAACTGGGTTGCCGTTAAAACCGCTCCAACCGAAATTGTTGTGAACGTTGGCGACATGCTGCAAAGGCTTACCAATAACGTTCTGCGCTCAACCACCCACCGTGTTGTAAACCCGCCGCGTGAAAAATGGCATACACCACGTTTTTCAATTCCATTTTTCCTTCATCCGAAATCAGAAATGAGCCTCAATTGCCTGGCCGATTGTGTTACCGAATCCAATCCGCTTGCATACGAACCAATTACTGCCGGCGAATATCTGGATGAACGTTTAAGGGAAATCGGGTTGAAAAAGTAATTTTTAGCCTGTCACATTTTGCCATTTTTTTGTTGCTTTTATATGGAGCAAGTGTTGTACCTATGCAAATCGAAAAAGATTTCTGCTATTTTTGCCTAACCTAAAATATTTTTTAAAACCCGAATTATGAAAAAATTAATAAGCCTACTCAGCTTTGTTGCCTTATTAGGCACTGCAAATGCACAAAAAGGAGTTGTAGATGTTGTTGGATTGCACCTTGGTTTACAAGGCGGATTTAATAGTACCTGGATTCTGAATCAAAACAATTATGGTTTTCAGGAACTGGATTATTCCAGAACCTTTGGTTTTTCAACCGGATTGGCAATTGGATATAATTTTACGAATACCATGGGTATTCAGGTAGACCTCAATTATGCAACCATGGGTCAGGATTATTTTGATATATCTAAAGACTTTTGCAATATCGATGCAAACGGTGATAACAAACCTGAAAAAGTTGAAACTTACCGTTACGTTGGATTAAACTATGTGCAAATTCCAATCATGTTCCGTTACCAAAGTACAAGAACAAAAAAACAAATGATTTCTTTTCACGCAATGGCAGGTCCTTCTTTCGGATTTTTATCTGCAGCAAGTATGAGTTATGAAGCCGATACTGCATTTACCGGAACGATATATACTATTCCTGGTGAAACAATTGACTATATGGTACCTGAATTTTCACTAACTGCAGAAAATGAATCAGCAGATGCATATTTTTCAGGTTTCGATTTAGGATTTACCCTCGACCTCGGTGCAGATATTTTTGTAACTAAACAATTATATATTACACCTGCTGCAAAATTTTATTACGGATTAACAGATATTAATTCTGCACCAACAAGAGAAAGAAGAAAAGATATCGAAACTACCGATTATACCGGCGCTTCAAGAAATGCATTTGGTGGTATATCAGTTGGTATTCATTATTTATTAATCGCCGATTAATTTATTCCTGAAATAAATTTATTGAACTTACTATAATAGAAAAAGCCGCGTCTAACTAAACGCGGCTTTTTCTATTAATAATATTTTCTGATTATTCTACAACTACATTCGAACTTACAACATGTCCGTTGCAGCTAACTTTTACCATATAAACACCTGAACTCTGATTGCTTAAATCTACAGGAACTGCAATTACACCATTTGCATTGCTGATGTTTTTGCTGTAAACCTGCTGACCAGTAATATTTGTTACAATAATATCTACTGCATCAACCGGTGCTGTATTTAATTCTACAGTAAACATTCCTTCGCTCGGATTCGGATAAACTTCAAATGAATTTAATGATGAAATTTCTCCTATTGATGAACAAACTTTTACTTCAACTTCTACACCTGATCTAACGCTCGGGCAAGCAAAAATGCTGTTACCTGTTACGTGCCAGTCGTAGAAATAATACCAGCGTGATTCATCAAAACTACTGTTGGTAATACTTACTAAACCATCAACATTATACGGATAACTTGTTCCTGCAGTACTGCGTTTTAATTTCGGAGA is a window encoding:
- a CDS encoding VWA domain-containing protein, with translation MKDYLNNIRFEDPWLLLLLLLVPVYIYYIRKKSKQKFVTFQISSIAGFSGKVPAKIKWMRLLPILRISAFVLIVIAIARPQTGFSNKKISSQGIDIMMALDVSPSMYAIDFKPNRMEAAKVAANEFIDSRPNDRIGLVVFAGEAFTQCPATLDHEMLKAQVETADNWYLKDGTAIGDGLFMAVNRLADTVNLATKVIILLTDGVRIGGKYSPVDAANAAKQLNIRVYTIGVGTEANAPIPVIDKNGRRIFELDPRISFDEPMLKDVSNLTGGQYFKADSKEKLSEIYQQIDQIEKQKFEVDITQRYDEHFFYFALAGLILIVLEIILTNTIFRSLT
- a CDS encoding protein BatD, which produces MKKWLIVLSSIFFAHHLVAQNVSVEATVSSNKVGLSDRFKYTITINNSADAKDFRPPTLSDFIVLGGPNQSMSYQNINGKTSQQIAYSYVLQPKKLGKFTINAAYVKVSGQTYSTKPITIEVIDKPTSTGNTPAQTNQKSQDPQSSSNGDIESYVKENVFIKTEVSDMEVYKGENIAVTLKMYVADKGDIIGPRGFQNIITPKYDGFYADEIDLPDQQLKTETINGVRYQVSIIKKTMLTPQRSGTLEVDPLSIDAIFAVLLRNQSRNFNPFATNAKQVLVNIKSNTVKIKVNELPPNTPSDFNGAVGKFTMKTQINATETKTDEPLTYRIAITGTGNLELFSAPELNLPPGWETYEPKITTASGTKTFEYLLIPRSPGDFTIPSYTWSYLEPATNKYVSLASEAYNVKVEAGPGYNPSTGNYATKKEELEALANDIRFINKHNPTYFSERPDFAGSIGFYCLFLLPIISGAGLFVYTYNQKRKNSDVVSLRINNANANAKKRLAKAETYAAANNSRDFFDETIKALWGYLSDKLLINKSELSKENVEQVLSKRNVSATTSATLINLLNDCEMSLYAPAVSSGSLQQIYTQAVDLITKLENEIK
- a CDS encoding asparagine--tRNA ligase → MRIEKFQYIREFSQYENREVTIKGWVSNKRDSKGLVFLVMRDGSGFTQCVADAAKLSAEQFEAAKRLTMESSVTLTGTVVKDERQIGGYEMQISNIEIIQVADEYPISKKEHGVEFLVDNRHLWLRSKKQWAMMRVRNRVIFAIHNFFQQNDFLQMDAPIFTGNACEGTSTLFETDFYGRPAYLSQSGQLYGEALAFAHGKIYTFGPTFRAEKSKTRRHLSEFWMIEPEMAFYNLDMNMDLIEQFLKFVVADVTEFCKEELTILERNTDFLQNAIKMQFPRIHYDDAVAIIRGEKDVDGKNSIVTLENDLKELNEKIAGLQNEITERENKIASGALKAGEINFNKNKIDTLKNEIKDLQEKADNIPQWLNSARNFVHGNDFGGSDETVLTRLFACPIMVYNWPAAVKAFYMKRDPNDPRYVKGVDVLAPEGYGEIVGGAEREDNYEMLLERIKHEQLPVEAFDWYLDLRKYGTVPHAGFGLGLERMVLWISGATHIREAIPFPRFYGRLEP
- a CDS encoding VWA domain-containing protein, which produces MQFENKIAFYFLAIIPVLVMLFYAYINWRNKAITRMGDRALVEQLMHRNSVKRKWIKFMVLMGACLFIILGLANLRMGSKKQKVKGESAEIMICFDVSNSMLAEDVKPSRLAQAKLSAAQLIERLSSNRIGLIVFAGESYVQMPLTSDSRAALMYLNNINTGTITNQGTAIGSAIQTALDAFENGGDKDNKKGKAIIIITDGESHDNNAVEMAQEAADRDIKIITLGVGTSTGAPIPLRKGNVVDGFKKDRQGNVILTKLNEPMLQNMATDANGLYMNLSSGKKVIDDVYDEIDALDKTTDDTYEFTEYANHFQLFLGIGLFLLTLEFFLSDKKPKWLEKVNLFDDK
- a CDS encoding isopenicillin N synthase family oxygenase codes for the protein MNTIPTVNLADFLSGDAERKNNFVQSLGKAYQEVGFVAVQNHGINQQLVDDFYKAVEQFFALPDEVKLQYEVPGLAGQRGFTSFGKEHAKNSSAGDLKEFWQIGQTIEDGEVVADNYPANVKVKEIAAFNDLGYNLYRGFEKSGRSLLQSLALFLGLDEHYFDEKIHNGNSILRAIYYPPITQEPASAIRAEQHEDINLITLLVGASADGLEVMDTAGNWVAVKTAPTEIVVNVGDMLQRLTNNVLRSTTHRVVNPPREKWHTPRFSIPFFLHPKSEMSLNCLADCVTESNPLAYEPITAGEYLDERLREIGLKK
- a CDS encoding tetratricopeptide repeat protein, producing MMKKGLTLLLLVFAAAAAFGQSANAIIKEGNEKYNQQDYSGAQKSYEQALAEDPESDAGTYNLGNTYYEQKQYDAAIEQYQRAADQAKDPETRAQALHNLGNAYLQQKKYEESINAYKQSLRNLPDDADTKYNLAYAQKMLKQQQQKQQQKQDQQKQDQKKQEQQKQEQQKQQDQNKENQQPQKKEQQPAQPKEYTKEELERILQSLNSDDKNVQNKVNKQKAQPAGSDSEKDW
- the rpoN gene encoding RNA polymerase factor sigma-54, producing the protein MLNQRLSQKLLQKLSPQQIQLMKLLQVPTDQLEQRIKEELEANPALEEGDTGEEELTSTEEIFREEEGNQEENSGESEESNSSDELDLDDYINDDDVADYKTRDDNYGDDDDDNKTVPYAVSDTFHENLTKQLGMCELDERYHKIAEQIIGSIDDDGYLRREISAIVDDLAFSQNVMTEEPEIIELLDLIQGFDPPGVGARDLRECLLLQLERKTQTKHIKLAINIIENYFDEFTKKHYDKLARHLKVEDDVLKPVIAEITKLNPKPGGSAKEDGTNLYQYIIPDFTIVNVNGDLELKLNSRNAPELRVSRDFRDMMVDYKNSSSKDKKQKEAIMFIKQKIDAAKWFIDAIKQRQQTLWSTMYEIMLHQYDFFLTGDETTMKPMILKDIAEKTNLDISTVSRVANSKYVQTEFGTYSLKYFFSESLSTDTGEEVSTREVKKILSELIENEDKKSPLSDQELMEDLRKRGYNIARRTVAKYREQLDISVARLRREL
- a CDS encoding tetratricopeptide repeat protein, yielding MKKGLWLIIFVITLNSVRAEETADTISVATAIDTTTFVYGNVMYENNSYATAIRVYQNLIDQNGPSDEIYYNLGNCYYKTNEIGKAVLNYERALYLNPGNEDAAYNLELSYRRIRDEIDPIPQSIFAVWWSDFTHIFTAHTWSFLAITFIWIALLGFALYRINRFKKYQRPGFFVFVFGLFFGLICLIGAVGRNTYDRDYQFAIVMSPSAILKSEPSENSTNLFLLHEGLKLKLLSSDNDWSEVKIPNGDIGWIKSEEITAVDPFTHGKK